In the Lepisosteus oculatus isolate fLepOcu1 chromosome 6, fLepOcu1.hap2, whole genome shotgun sequence genome, one interval contains:
- the LOC102683812 gene encoding 5-hydroxytryptamine receptor 5A, whose amino-acid sequence MTFPNLTVSANYSSGEENIYRPFSVFSVLILTLLAMLVIATFVWNVLVLVTILRVRTFHRVPHNLVASMAISDVMVAGLVMPLSLVHELNGRQWKLGRILCHVWISFDVLCCTASIWNVTAIALDRYWSITRHLEYTLKTRKRISNIMILLTWVLSAVISLSPLFGWGETYSEERKECQVSQEPSYTIFSTFGAFYLPLCVVLFVYWKIYKAAKFRIGSRKTNTITPMAEVVEVKEASHQPQMVFTVRHATVTFQTEGDTWREQKEKKAALMVGILIGVFVLCWIPFFITELINPLCSCDIPPIWKSIFLWLGYSNSFFNPLIYTAFNKNYNNAFRNLFSRQR is encoded by the exons ATGACCTTTCCAAATTTGACTGTCTCTGCAAACTACAGCTCAGGAGAAGAAAACATCTACAGACCCTTTTCTGTATTCAGTGTCCTGATATTGACGTTGCTGGCAATGCTTGTGATAGCGACCTTCGTGTGGAATGTGCTGGTACTCGTGACCATTCTCAGGGTAAGAACCTTCCACCGTGTGCCCCACAACCTTGTTGCTTCGATGGCCATCTCCGATGTCATGGTAGCCGGACTTGTGATGCCTCTCAGTTTGGTTCACGAGCTGAATGGTAGGCAGTGGAAACTTGGAAGGATCCTCTGCCATGTGTGGATTTCTTTCGATGTCCTCTGCTGCACAGCAAGCATCTGGAATGTTACAGCTATTGCTTTGGACCGGTACTGGTCTATCACAAGACATTTAGAATACACTCTGAAGACAAGGAAGAGGATCTCCAACATCATGATCCTCCTGACCTGGGTCCTGTCGGCGGTGATttcactctctcctctctttgGCTGGGGAGAGACCTACTCAGAAGAGCGAAAGGAATGTCAAGTCAGCCAAGAGCCCTCTTACACCATCTTCTCGACCTTTGGAGCCTTCTATCTGCCCCTTTGTGTGGTCCTGTTCGTTTATTGGAAGATTTATAAAGCCGCCAAATTTCGTATTGGGTCCCGGAAAACAAATACCATTACGCCGATGGCTGAAGTTGTGGAG GTAAAAGAGGCTTCCCATCAACCACAGATGGTGTTCACAGTTCGCCACGCAACAGTTACTTTCCAGACCGAAGGCGATACTTGGAGAGAACAGAAGGAAAAGAAAGCTGCCCTGATGGTTGGGATTCTTATTGGCGTCTTTGTTCTTTGCTGGATTCCTTTCTTCATCACAGAGCTCATTAACCCTCTGTGCTCTTGTGACATCCCTCCCATCTGGAAGAGCATTTTCCTGTGGCTCGGCTACTCCAACTCCTTTTTTAATCCGCTTATATACACAGCTTTCAACAAAAACTACAACAATGCCTTTAGAAATCTCTTCTCTCGACAGCGCTAA